The Myxocyprinus asiaticus isolate MX2 ecotype Aquarium Trade chromosome 6, UBuf_Myxa_2, whole genome shotgun sequence region tgcaaatcaatcccagaacaacagcaaaggaccttgtgaagatgctggaggaaacaggtagacaagtatctatatccacagtaaaacgagtcctatatcgacataacctgaaaggctgctcagcaaggaagaagccactgctccgaaaccgccataaaaaagccagactacagtttgcaagtgcacatggggacaaagatcttactttttggagaaatgtcctctggtctgatgaaacataaatttaactgtttggccataatgaccatcgttatgtttggaggaaaaagggtgaggcttgcaagctgaagaacaacatcccaaccgtgaagcatgggggtggcagcatcatgttgtgggggtgctttgctgcaggagggactggtgcacttcaaaaaattgatggcatcatgaggaaggaaaattatgcggatatattgaagcaacatctcaagacatcagccaggaagttaaagcttgggcgtaaatgggtcttccaaatggacaatgatcccaagcatacctccaaagttgtggcaaaatggcttaaggacaacaaagtcaaggtattggagttgccatcacaaagccctgacctcaatctgataaaaaatttgtgggcagaactgaaaaagtgtgcgcaagcaaggagacctacaaacctgactctgttacaccagttctgtctggaggaatgggccaaaattccagcaacttattgtgagaagcgtgtgaaaggctacccaaaacgtttgagccaaattaaacaatttaaaggcaatgctaccaaatactaacaaagtgtatgtaaatgtctgtcccactgggaatgtgatgaaagaaataaaagctgaaataaatcattctctctacaattattctaaGTATAATTAtataagtagtgatcctaactgacccgagacagggaatgttttctacgattaaatataggaattgtgaaaaactgagtttaaatgtatttggcaaaggtgtatgtaaacttctgacttcaactgtatatatatatataatatataccaaaaaaacaaaaaccatcttTACAAAAGCTTGTTATATTATTTTGTTGTACCTCTCACATCTCTTATCACATGAAATTTACACAGCAAGCTCTACAAAAATAATGTCTTATGCCATAGTAAATTCagtggtgcaggaaacactgtcagaatattttagAACAACTTTGCATACACATCGCTGTAAGAATGTACACATCCAAGAACCGTTAATGAAAACGAGTTTTGGTtccagtataaaaaataaaaaaaactgaatctGTTCTCAATTCCCAACCTTAATCACCACTGTAAATGAGTCCTGTAAACTAGACTATATTTGTATAACAGGAATAAATTACCTTGATGACGGGGACTCTGGGTTTGAATCTGGATGAGAGCTGGTTCAGAACTTCTGCCAGAAGCTGCTGGTGTTTCAGAACCTTCCTCATCTTCATGATTCTCACTATAGCCGCCTGCACAAATAATGCATATATACAAacattcagaatggaatactaatgAACTTCTTACCGCATGCCATGTACTGTAAATACGTCAAACAGTGTGCAACAATAAAAGGTTTAATCTGTAGCATGCTGCATtgctgtcacatgacctcactatggTTCACAGGTAATGCAGCGGATTCAGTCATCTCAGAAATAGATTtggtcattttacattttttatccaATTTTTGGTAAAATGTCTTGCAAATCTTTTTGGCAGttcgatcaaataatgagtcaagaaaagtTAAAAATCACAGTGTTTATGCGATCAATATGTTACtggtattatatacagtacatactgaaaatgtacatactatacatagttcatacaaaatgatTGCATACTGCAAAACTACTACAAGTAGTATGCCACTGCGAACATgccattattcattattaaaatgtactaattgtgaacattattaaaaatttgattaaaaatgacagGGTTGAGAGGAAGGCTTTCAATTTAGATGTAACTTCAAGAAttctagggctgcacaataacGTTTAAAATTATATTCACGATTACTTTACTCAAAATTTAATCACGATAATtctatcatttatatatatatatatatatatatatatatataaaaaatctctgccgatatacatatatataaatatatgccaatatatacagtatatatattagaggtagacctacactatattgccaaaagtattcgctcatctgcctttagacgcatatgaacttaagtgacatcccattcttaatccatagggtttaatatgacgttggcccaccctttgcagctataacagcttcaactcttctgggaaggctttccacaaggtttaggagtgtgtttatgggaatttttgaccattcttccagaagcgcatttgtgaggtcagacactgatgttggacgagaaggcctggctcacagtcttcgctctaattcatcccaaaggtgctctatcgggttgaggtcaggactctgtgcaggccagtcaagttcttccacaccaaactcgctcatccatgtctttatggaccttgctttgtgcactggtgcacagtcatgttggaacaggaaggggccatccccaaactgttcccacaaagttgggagcatggaattgtccaaaatctcttggtatgctgaagcattcagagttcctttcactggaaataaggggccaagcccagctcctgaaaaacaaccccacaccataatcccccctccaccaaacttcacagttggcacaatgcagtcagacaagtactgttctcctggcaaccgccaaacccagactcatccatcagattgccagatggagaagcgtgattcgtcactccagagaacgcgtctccactgctctagagtccagtggcggcgtgctttacaccactgcatccgacgctttgcattgcacttggtgatgtatggcttggatgcagctgctcggccatggaaacccattccatgaagctctctacgcactgttcttgagctaatctgaaggccacatgaactttggaggtctgtagcgattgactctgcagaaagttggcgacctctgcgcactatgtgcctcagcatccgctgaccccgctctgtcattttacgtggcctaccacttcgtggctgagttgctgtcattcccaatcgcttccactttgttataataccactgacagttgactgtggaatatttagtagcgaggaaatttcacgactggacttgttgcacaggtggcatcctatcacagtaccacgatggaattcactgagctcctgagagcggcccattctttcacaaatgtttgtagaagcagtctgcatgcctaggtgcttcattttatacacctgtggccatggaagtgattggaacacctgaattcaattatttggatgggtgagcgaatacttttggcaatatagtgtatattagagttgctttttggaactatcggttatcagcaaaaatctatgccaatagtacCCAATAGGTTTTTTTTCCCTCCGTGTTCCATCATTGACAaaaatcatttatattttttcccTCACTCCAATGCATATTTTGATTAATCAAGTTTCTTAATTGCAGCAAGGACACGCATCGAAAAATGCACATACATGGAAACatgccccgtcagcacatacatcttGTCTcgaacttcatatcttgtgaataataataaaccttataccttcttaaacctcatctggtgaagtatatatatatatatataaatatatatagactgtatatataaaaaccttcatctggtgaatatataggctataaaaaaatttgcattatgctctatgtctgtgcccgttaTAGTAAGGAAAAACTAAGAACATTTTATTAATCATTCTATAATGCGATTTTAAAACCTATCGGcaaattaatcggttatcggccttttccatatatatatatgcatacatatatatatatatatatatatatatatatatatatatatatatacacacacacatacacacacacatatacacagtacaatacaatgtacacaataaaaaagttttaggcacttaagatgtttcacaaatacatgtgtcttaagatggttatttatatcttcagctttagtgtgtcaaaaggtaaaatacattttagactcccaaacattacatttgcaaatagaaaagattagaatagaagaacagggagccctgcaacagatgtcatggcccccacagagccccccactgaacatcgtgtcagtctgagattacataaagagacagaagcaattgagacagcctaaatagatagaagaactgtggtgaattctccaagaagcttggaacatcctatctgccaacaaccaaggaaaactgtgtccaggtgtacctaggagaattggggctgttttaaaggcaaaggtggtcacaccaaatattgatttagcttttttatgtttactggactttgtatgacattaagtgataaatgaaaactatttatgtcattatatttgaagacatcctcactatgcaacatttttcaccagtgcctaaaacttttgcacagtactgtatatacacacacacacacacacagtatataaaaatCAATGTTGCCACTGTAGATATCaatatctaaataaaaaaataaaattacattaaacagcagctctcatgttgaacaaggtattaaaactacaaactagtaAATAATTCCTTTTGatcaaaattaagtcatgttttgtCCATGCTTTACTGCCAATATAAAAGTTACTTTTTAGGGTGTTTACAAGTGAGTCCTCTTTAAAAgatcttattttttcattattattattatcactgtAATATACAAGAGCAGAAAAATgaaggaagtgtgtgtgttgttgtttgtgtttagAATGAGTTTACAACAGATTTGTTCTCCTTCAAACATGATAAAATGTTCTCATCTCCCCCTCGGCCCACAAAACCCCACAGCCATGGGGTTACTTTATATTTAGATGTTTAGACACTTGAAatggccaaacatatttggaattatgcaaatttGCAATTGAAGTAGATCTGGAGTGCTTTAGATATAACAAAGTCAGCGCACACTAGCAGCGCAAATGAACCGAACACGGAGCAGAGATGTTCTGTTATAACATAATCAGAGCATGAGATGGAATTTGTGTGTATCGACCACAGAACCATTCTGAAACCACTGAAACACCATATCATGAGCCTCATGTGTAATTAACTACAGTTTAGAGAGGAGCACTTATGAGACATACGATAAAATGTACTTTGAAAGAGCCTTTGATTTGGTCTATCGTCTGTAGACAGTctataatgtaaataaaaaaaattagcaactTTAATTTCTGCTTGCTAGCTCACTAATAATTGCAGACGGTTATGCTTTATTAACCATGAGAGACAGACATGATTATTTGTGCAGCCCTAAGGAActctgttgagtttttttttttaaatatactcatATTTTTTTCAGTATGGATGTGGGTACCTGTATCAGGAGTTTCCTGTCCTCCTCGATATTTTTGTGCGttgtttcctgttcctgtttctgcTCTGTCTTCATTGGCACATTAATGTTCACTCGCAGCTTTTTACTGGACAAAGAAATACAGTCAGACATTAATATTCACAATGGCATTCTGATAGGAGGAGCCTTCACTCTGCTGTAATTCAAAGCACGATATGTGATACATCAACAAGTTATAGATTCATAACTGTTGTTTGTAAAAGGAAAAGCACTTAGGACACCAACTTTTTATAACCCAGAAAGAGTTTTATGAGGGTGTCAGGTTTGAATTCCACTTCATCCACATTTGCGTTCTCGTCCTCTAGAACctgctcaaaaacacacacacaactgcgaCTGAAAACAACAAACTTACAATTTCATTGAATATTAGCATGTGTTACAGGTGTCTAATAATACTCCCTGGGGGAAAAAGTAACTTACCAACAACTTGGATTTCAATAATATTTGCAAAACCTGCACCAGaatgtcctgaaaaaaaaaaaaaaaaaaaaaagtatatatatatatatatatataaacagttttTACAGTATTCTTGTACTTATACACTGTATTGAATGCAATTCTGTTCACATACTATTTTGATGTGTGTGCTGTCTGTCAGCTGCTGGACTGTATAAACATCTTCTGTGTTATACTGCAGTAAAATGGCCATCTGGAACGTGGATGCCTGCAGAAATGAATATTCATGTATTGTTAAGTATTTAAATACAATTCTATTCAACCACCAAGAAGACCAAATTCTACTTTATTTGACAAGAACAAATATACAACATTTAAGTCACACTTATCTCGTAATACCTGTAGGGTGTAACGGTTTTTGAAGCAGTTGGTGACCAGTTCCCCTTTGGACAGGTGGTAAAGCCAGGTGAGCTTGCGGCCACTGTGTCTGCTGGCATAGAATGCTGTGAACCTTTGGTAGCTCCTCTCCAACTGTGACAGgagaattgaaaaaaaataaaataaaaaaataaaaaatattttacaaagtgTTTAATACATCATGAAACCTCCTTGTTCAGCACCAGTCCTTCACACAATGGGTGAGgttctcacgattcggttcgctATCCGATATGAGGTTCACTATTTGATATTATCTCGATTCAATATAATAActtttaaatgacaaagtatgacattgagcaaaatacacataattttcatcaaaaaagttctcacaatataaatgctctaagtttaaataataagaattCTCAAATGCACCTTTCACTACAAGAAAAGatcaaaaacaaataaacctTCAAAAATAGTTCACAGGTTCAGAACAAGCAACAGAACTGAACAGCAAAGTACatgagtgtatattttattttgtattaataaataagCATTTGCGCTGTGtctgattaaaaataatatttcttttaacttttttatctgactgtaaaaacAAAGGATTTTAAAGACACATTACtcatttgggggcctgggtagctcagtgagtattgatgctgactaccacccttggaattgagagttcaaatccagggcgtgctgagtgactctagccaggtctcctaagcaaccaaattggcccggttgctagggagggtagagtcacatggggtaacctcctcgtggtcacgattagtggttctcgctctcaatgggtcgtgtggtgagttgtgcgtggatcgcggagagtagcatgagcctccacgtgctgtgagtctctgtggtgtcatgcacagcgagccacatgataagatgggcGGATTGACTATCTAAGAAGCggtggcaactgagacttgtcctccgccacccggattgaggtgagtaaccgcgccaccatgaggacctactgagtagtgggaattgggcattccaaattgggagataaggggatataaaaaaaaaaaaaagtaaaaaaaaaataaaaaattaacacattattcaataaaagtggaGTGTGTGgatttcatctttgatggacacacattacacggaacaaatggtccattttaatttcaagcacttttcaacaaaacaaggcaatttcccaggtattccagtacttaaagCTCTTCAAGGAccttgtaaacagtgtagaaaaaaccCCCAGAAgggggtaaaatcaagcgataaagagattatgatgtttgaagggtcattttatttatgatcacttggacagaaaacaatgttgtaCATTTTGAAATATAGAGTTTTGTCATTTTGATTCACAATATATCGAAATTCGAACAACAACTAATTtctaggcttacaaaatcttgaTAGAGATTGCTAAACATCAACATGTGAATGGAGTCAAAAGCAAGAGTTTCGGTGTGAACAAAACTCTGCACAAAAGTGTGAACTTGTGAAGAGCAAAcgatagaacagtttgcaaatcaaTGATTTGAATATtatgttcaaacttttgagaacGAAGTGAGAACAACAGAACAGCAGATTGCCAAAACAAGGACTGCTTTGAGACTTaacagaaattcatagatatttatcTTACAAGGAATGTTTCACCTTTAATAGAAGTTATACTCTActgacagtgtttgtggcataatgttgattaccacagaaaatactttCAATCGCGTTCATTAAGGCGCATATAATGAAAGAAAATGGGtccaataaacaaaacattaactAAAAACCTGTTGAAAAATACAGTCGCAATACTtataatacatgttaacatgactctagcatgataaaaatgcttactaatcttgtctgtgtaaagttatccagtatttcaacttgtTTACTTGGTAACAGTTAAACCTTGTAGGCCTAAATCCCAGTAACTTTCGTACGATATCAAAAAGATCTGTACATTTTTGGTTTTCATCATTGAAAATGATGAAATGATGTTTTTGAACATGCGTCGTGTTACCCTGTCCATGATAATTTGTACAGAGAAGACGTGCGTGCACTAAACAAACAGCGGTTTCATTGTTTGGAGGGCTAGAACAGCAGCACTGCGGCCAACAAACATTCTCGCTCCGGTTCGGTTATCGATTGCGGTCCATTCTGAAGAGTGATTTCGGTCTCACCACAATATTTAGTGTACAAGTCCACGCTCGTATCTGTTCTGTAAGTGCTGTCGAACTTGCACCGGCCAGAACCGCTGTCACAGCCATGAGTGCTTTCGAATTCTCCGCTGTAGTGCGATCTTATGCTTAAGGCTGAGCAGTGATTAGATGGAAGTGTTCCTTCTCATTagttattagaagaaatgctcAGAATCTAAAGAAGACAGTAACTCTCTAACCCTATGCTACTCAACACCATCGTTTGCGGCCGGCGTAATGATTTcatcatcaaaaatatatttataaatagccTATCAAATGTGAATGGATTGTAAGGTGTTCGTTTTCAAGAGTATTTATGGTAGTTTTCGGTATCGCTGATATGCGGTACaggtaaaagaaaaaatatctgaGCGTATCTGTCATTACATGAGAGTGGCAGTCAGCCTGCTTACGTTTTCGTAGAACGTACGTAGCCCTGCTCTGACCAATCACATCTCAGACTTTACACGTACAGTATACCTCACAGTTTGTGACGTTATTTCTTTTTTAACAGGAAGAACCAAATggcttaaacttttattttttggaatttccCCTTAGTGTTAAACAAAATGAGTcctatcattgttttcagtaaTGTGCAATGTGTACATAAcggttaacatctcaaaaaaagttaagggtttcatgaccctttaacctcttcaactctggggtgTTTTTGgtctgccgcctgcaatttttcacactcaaatttaaaagctcaccatttacacatactgtggacctAATCCAAACTATTGGTCTAATTCTTTCAGaaatcccccaaaataaaaaaaaccctccATTTATTCAGAAATAatattgtgtgtgtttacaatcttatgatgaatagaataaaaaaacttttttttttttttggttctaaCTTTGAAAGCATGGTTTCAGTCAAATTATTTTTCCTTtgtcaccttccatcacaaaatgccgatcttCATGTAGGTGGCACTCCAAcgtattttagccctcacagatgtgctcgtccatagacattcagactAATTTcaatggctaattttttagaaaaatgcCTAAGGTAAaaacagatataaagtttttagttaTTTGGggcatctcctgacctcctcacacagacacactcttgacgtgcacatccactgttgttgtttttaccttggTTTCCTGTTAGTTTAGCGGCAATTACAtaatcttctagtgcttcttcgtgacagcaacgacTTAACGGTGAATGTTGACactttgtggacccactaattagtgcaaataattgcaGGTGCATGCGCATTCTGCGTGTGCAAAGACGCACTGTTCGGCTGCACGCATTCACTGCTCGAGCACTccgctgatgacaaaatttgcttcACGCATCCTgactgaccgaagtatactttgagctTAAGGTACCTCGGCCAAAACCTAAGGCAGCAATCCCAGAATGTTCTGTAATGATCACAGTGTGTTGACAGAAATGTTTATTATACTGTGAATTTGTATACTGTGTAATACTTTattaaatactgaaaaaaattacttatttaaaatgcaCTATTTCTCCCAATATTTGTGTGCGTAAtgtatttttgtgcttattagaATATTAAGACAttaacttagcaacatgctaaagtcCGACTCAACTGGAATCAACTCTTGGCATTAGTCAGGCCTCTCAGGGGCTTTATATATATGTGGAGAGTCATTTGCATTGGATGCGTTAATAGAGTTGCTGTCTATGTTTCCAATCCATCAATTAAAGTGTTTAACTTTCAGTTTGGATTCTGTCTTAGAAGGTTGCTGCCATTGAGCCAGCACACTatggtttggaacagagctatattTATATGTGTAAAAAACATTTGACATGAAAACAGTTTAGCACTGACAATGATGGCAGATCAAGTGGGGATTGTGTTACCTCTGATGGCAAAGCAAAAGTGCAGGACTGCTGAAAAGGCCATGAACCCGAGCTCAGCACCTGGATGCTGAAGTCCactacaaaaaacatttgcaaaattatttacatttgcaaTAATGAAAAACCATTTTAACAAGTAGTTAATAGCACAGCAGACAAAAATTAAACTTACAGTCCAAAGGTTCTGAGTTTGTGAGGTGTTTCTTGAATTGTTCATTGAGGTCTTtgctcactccaatgtcctggaACATGCGCTGGAGTTTTGATGTGTATTCGAAGCCACATGCTTGCTGAAAATGACAATTCAACCGTCTGTTATTCAGACAATACCAACAACTACAAGAACATTTCAGCAACATGAAAAGCTTTTCTCAAGAAGAACAATGTACCAAAATTTCATATTTTTGCTTTCACATCAGCGCATAAAAGGACTAAACCTAAAGCATAAAAAGACAAatcttcttgcagagggttttaccatGCTGACTGTcattcactgttaagcacagcaagctatcatcacgcaaaaacgctctccaagaagttgcatctcccattaaaacccATAGCCACTAAATATATGTTATTAGTCAACCCCACTGTCGATAAGTCGACCACCCTGGCAGATCCTATTTAGAAGCTATTTGTAGAGTTAAAAAGTtccatgaattactcttagatgaatAATTTACTAAAACTCCTAAAAGAGTGTGACAATTAGGAGTGACACTCCTATTATTTTTTAAGAGTTAGGAGCTGCTTTTAGCCTTAAGACTTTTGTGAATACAGGCCCTGAACTTTACGGATCATTCTAACAGAAGATTCTATTATAATGTAATGATTCGGGAAGAATTGGTGCACCTTTAGTTTGGAGATCATGCTGGCCTCTGCGTCATCACTGGCACTGTTCTGATGGACCAGGCGTTTGGCCAGCATCTTTGCATAGAACTTCTGGAACACATCCTTGTCCTCAATGTACTTGAACACCACCATctacaaatgagaaagaaacacAAAGAGAGGAGAGACTAATAGACAAATACTTTTTTCATAGAGACTGCACTCAAAAAGAGCAATTTCAAGCCAATTAATAATTTTAGACCCAAGCGTAACTCAAATTtactatattcactatagaaatatCCATGACTTTTCAAGATTGTATAATTTTCATCACTTTTCCGGGCCTGGAAATCTCATTTTAAATATTCCCTGACATATCCAGGTTTCTGATGACCTGGGGAACCATGGTAAAGTATGTAAGTGATTTTGAAATCTCagttaatctgaatatataaaacgCACCACTTGATTGAGTGTGTCTTCAAGTTCTGCCTCCTCTGGGTTTTTGGAACTGAAGAATAAACAGAGGTTTATTTAGACCAACTGGgcataaaacatgaaaaacaagCATAATCAGCCTCAAAATGTTTCTCATTTCTTACACAAATGCTCACCTTTTCTTAAGCAGAGAGTCGCAGTATCTGGCAAGTAGTTCAGGAGATTTGCTGGAGGATTGAACCATCTTGGTAACAGCATTGTTATTAATGAAGCGTCCACAAGCCTGAGCAGAATGAAAATACCCGTTTAAATGCCTCAAATCTATTATTGCGAGACCATGAACTACTCCGCTAACCTAAATGTTGCTGAAAAATTACCTTGTCCAGAGCAGCCACAAAACCAGCATCATTGTTGAATGCTGACATCACCAAGGCATTGTACTTCTTGTGGACGTCCAAAATAGTCTGTACGTACATTTTGGGGTCCTATAGGAAAATAAAAGTATTCACAACAGTTCATAACTGACCACGTGTATTATAAATGATCAAATCTAAAGCACGGTGATAACATAATCTTTATACTAGCAGGTCTGAAAGACCCTCTGATTGAGAGAGCTTCCTCAAAACTGGATGCTCCAATCTGACTGGATGTCTTTACGCAATTTCCATGGTTCAAGGTGCACGGGTTTTTAATCAGTCTGCCGGGAATCAAAGTTCCCAGGCTGATACAATGAGCTCTTCAGAGGAAGTAGACCTCACTGGGCTCAACAAAGTTTGCAAGTTTCAAGATATAAAAAAATTTGAGAGATTACATTTTTTGCTTGAGATACTcaatagcaagtaaacaagatatcttCCTGTCTAGGTGGGCGTTCTCGGTCAGAAAAAGCTTATGGTCAAAAGTCTGGCTCCAGAGACTATTACATCTTAATGCAGACTCACATTCAGAGCAGACTCCCCACATTTCTCAATGGCTGCCAGGCCTTGATTATAAATATGTGTTTCCAGAAGTTTCTTGAGCTCTCCCAATCCATCTGTGATCCGTGACACAAGGTTGTACATGCGGCCAAGATCTATGGACAGAGCAAGACAAAAATAGAGTCAAGATTTACAACCCTTTCTACAAGGACAGTGCTGGGTAATGTTAGCTTTAAAAGTAACATGTTGCATTATCACATTGCTAAGAATTAAGTTTCATCactaagcccaaagtatacttcggtttatGATGCAATGCTAATTGTATGCAGTCAggtgctcagcctttcaaagtattacagtatactccatttgacggtgCGTGCATAGGCGGTGGGTACATGCACGCTACGACTGATataagatactggactatttctcttcatgagtttagacccataaagatgtctttattttCCTTTAgattcgagttatacaaatgcaggtatctcccgACCTCCTCGCACACGTAGTCTTGGCGTGCATGTTCACTGTtgttcgtctcctgttgtttagcagtGATTACATCATCTTCTAGCACTTCTCTGTGACAACAACAGCTCAGATGTGAATGTTGCCATCTTGCACgcgcttaaagggttaaaattaaaattctctcattattatcTCACAATCGtaccattccagatgtgaatgacttactttcttctgctggacacaaacgaagatggttagaagaatatctccgctctgtaggttcatacaatgcaagtgaatgctgatcagcactttaaagctccaaaaaggacatt contains the following coding sequences:
- the LOC127443143 gene encoding cullin-1-like, with amino-acid sequence MSSNRTQTPHGLKQIGLDQIWDDLRAGIQQVYTRQSMAKSRYMELYTHVYNYCTSVHQSNQARGAGAPPSKPSKKTASPGGAQFVGLELYKRLKEFLKNYLTNLLKDGEDLMDESVLKFYTQQWEDYRFSSKVLNGICAYLNRHWVRRECDEGRKGIYEIYSLALVTWRECLFRPLNKQVTNAVLKLIEKERNGETINTRLISGVVQSYVELGLNEDDAFAKGPTLSVYKEYFETQFLADTERFYTRESTEFLQQNPVTEYMKKAEARLLEEQRRVQVYLHESTQDELARKCEQVLIEKHLEIFHMEFQNLLDADKNEDLGRMYNLVSRITDGLGELKKLLETHIYNQGLAAIEKCGESALNDPKMYVQTILDVHKKYNALVMSAFNNDAGFVAALDKACGRFINNNAVTKMVQSSSKSPELLARYCDSLLKKSSKNPEEAELEDTLNQVMVVFKYIEDKDVFQKFYAKMLAKRLVHQNSASDDAEASMISKLKQACGFEYTSKLQRMFQDIGVSKDLNEQFKKHLTNSEPLDLDFSIQVLSSGSWPFQQSCTFALPSELERSYQRFTAFYASRHSGRKLTWLYHLSKGELVTNCFKNRYTLQASTFQMAILLQYNTEDVYTVQQLTDSTHIKIDILVQVLQILLKSKLLVLEDENANVDEVEFKPDTLIKLFLGYKNKKLRVNINVPMKTEQKQEQETTHKNIEEDRKLLIQAAIVRIMKMRKVLKHQQLLAEVLNQLSSRFKPRVPVIKKCIDILIEKEYLERVDGEKDTYSYLA